The Candidatus Binatota bacterium genome has a segment encoding these proteins:
- a CDS encoding acyl-CoA dehydrogenase yields MYLDLSTEQKELRQRIRDYYADMFTPELRARWEAEREEAGGPLFRELVERMGADGWLGVGWPTEHGGQGFTPLEQFIFWDETWRARAPLPVIACNTVGPTLMSFGSDAQKAELLPGIREGRLMFAIGYTEPGAGTDLASLKTTAVRDGDQWVINGQKIFTTHAHDCDYLWMACRTDPDAKPHKGISIILVPADSPGFEFTPINTLGGERTNATYFDNVRVPLENVVGEINQGWKLITTQLNHERITLACPGLSDRVFDEVRQWAVDSESPSGGCMIDEPWVQTALARVYAKLEAVKILNWKSAWSLDQGHPDMAEASAVKVLGTEFFVECYRLLLEITGSAGTLRAGEAGCLFGGLLEQACRGATTLTFGGGVNEVQRDIIAMAGLLLPRAPRQIVPAVRAAKSW; encoded by the coding sequence GTGTACCTCGACCTTTCCACAGAACAGAAGGAGCTGCGGCAGCGCATCCGCGACTACTATGCCGACATGTTTACGCCCGAGCTTCGTGCGCGCTGGGAAGCCGAGCGCGAGGAGGCCGGCGGGCCACTGTTTCGCGAATTGGTAGAACGCATGGGTGCCGACGGCTGGCTGGGGGTCGGCTGGCCCACCGAGCACGGCGGCCAGGGCTTCACGCCGCTTGAGCAGTTTATTTTCTGGGACGAGACCTGGCGCGCCCGCGCCCCGCTGCCGGTCATCGCCTGCAACACGGTGGGCCCCACGCTGATGAGCTTCGGCAGCGACGCGCAGAAGGCCGAACTACTGCCGGGCATACGCGAGGGCCGGTTGATGTTTGCCATCGGCTACACCGAGCCCGGCGCGGGCACCGATCTCGCTTCGCTCAAGACCACAGCCGTGCGTGACGGCGACCAGTGGGTGATCAACGGCCAGAAAATCTTCACCACCCACGCGCACGACTGCGACTACCTGTGGATGGCCTGCCGCACCGATCCCGACGCCAAGCCCCACAAGGGCATAAGCATTATACTGGTGCCGGCCGATTCGCCCGGCTTCGAGTTTACGCCCATCAACACCCTGGGAGGCGAGCGCACCAACGCCACCTATTTTGACAACGTGCGCGTACCGCTGGAAAACGTAGTCGGCGAGATCAACCAGGGCTGGAAACTCATCACCACCCAGCTCAACCACGAACGCATCACCCTGGCCTGCCCCGGCCTGTCGGACCGGGTATTCGACGAGGTACGGCAGTGGGCCGTAGACAGCGAGTCACCGTCGGGCGGCTGCATGATAGACGAGCCCTGGGTGCAAACCGCGCTCGCGCGAGTGTACGCCAAGCTGGAAGCCGTAAAGATACTCAACTGGAAGTCCGCCTGGTCGCTGGACCAGGGCCACCCCGACATGGCCGAAGCGTCGGCGGTCAAGGTGCTGGGCACCGAGTTTTTCGTGGAATGCTACCGCCTCTTGCTCGAGATAACCGGGAGCGCGGGCACGCTCAGGGCCGGCGAGGCCGGCTGCCTGTTCGGCGGCCTGCTGGAGCAGGCTTGCCGCGGCGCGACTACGCTCACCTTCGGCGGTGGTGTCAACGAAGTACAGCGCGACATAATCGCCATGGCAGGGCTGCTGCTGCCCAGGGCCCCGCGCCAGATAGTGCCCGCGGTCCGAGCGGCGAAGAGCTGGTAA